TatatgttgtattttttttttccctagaaGTATGAGATAATTCAATTGATTAAGAAGATTCTTCATTATCTGTTTTATTTTCATGTGCAGATCTTGCAATGCTACTTTCTTGAGCACTGAATTAAGTTCAAAATTGATATCACCGCTCCCAACTGTTCTCATTACCAAAATCATTCAACACGTGGATGTCTATAGAATCATGCAGCTATATCACCATCCATATTCAGTGGACAGCCAAAAGGTGAGGCTTGCTTTGGAAGAGAAAGGCATTGATTACACATCGTACCATGTTAATCCCATAACAGGAAAGAACATGGACATTTCATTCTTTCGGATGAACCCAAGTGCAAAGCTCCCTGTTTTCCAGAATGGCTCCCACATCATCTTCGACACCATTGAGATAATCCAGTATGCACATCCTTCACTTACCCTTATGTTAAATTTTATCAGGGCACTGTTAGAAGCGACTTTGAACTTAAATGATTTGTGacccttttctttctcttctcaattATCAAAGTATAATTCATTCCTCTGAGAAAGATTTATAAAAAGAGAGGAAGGCCCATCTCAATCTGAATTATCATCTAAGCCCCAAACACTCTTTACACCCAGTTACAAAACAGTATGATAAAGTTAAAATGCACCCAACCGAACGAAGCTAATCACGCTCAAACCTAAAACTCTAAAATGACGTGCATACAAAAATTTGTTAAAGCAATCAGGAACACAAAAACCATGAATTATTGATGAGACCGTGACTTATTGATGAGGCCTTATGAAAGTTCAAACCCGAAGATTAAACAGTAGCAGAACAACTGTGGACATCATGAAGAACCTTGCAGATGCTGAAGGACAAATGATGGCTGAATAGAACTAAGCAGGGACTAGGACCAGCTGCTGTAGACAGAAAAATCTCTGGACACCAAGAATTACTTCAATCTGTGTACCAAGATGATGACCAGATGGAGCACCATATAAAAGCCACATGTTGTTGAGACTTGATGAAAATCTAAACCAACAATAAACTTCTGCAAGCCCATTTGAGGAAAATCTAAAATCTATGAACTACCTTGAACTCTAAACTTGTTTCCAGTGTTCCTGAAGGTGACAATGCAAGTACTCTGCAGCAAGCAGAAAAGGAGAGAACCATGTTTTGCTAAGTGGATGCATTGAGAACCAACCAGTTGGGTTTGTAGTGGAAGTGGATGGACAATTGCAGACACCTTTGAAGAATCGCTGATCTAGATAACTTAAGACCAAAATTAAAGCACTGAACTCTAAGGCCTAGAGACCCTGATACTAGGGGAAGTCTCCAGTGAAAGCAAATGGAAACAACAACAGAGAAGATGAAAACACATGGTTGGGAAAAGGAGCAAGAGGAAAGAGCAGAGAGGAAAAGGGAAAGGAAACACACAACCTGAAAGAAAaggagaagagaagggaaaaagAACGCAGCAGAAGGAGATAGAATGAGCAAAAGTAAAGGATAAAAAACAGCAAAAAGGTGAATACTTCTCACTCCACGCCCCTGCACTTGCCCAGCACGAACATGATCATCCCACTATGCTCCCCCAAAACCACACAAAAACTCATCTCCAAACGTGGAAAAAACTCTCCAACCCTGATCCCTCTACAACCCCTCCTTACCTAAAATGCCCCATACCTCCTCACATAAAATACTTACCTGAGCCTCTACAGATAAATGCTAAATACAGATGAAGATATGGCAAATGGTACCTGAAAAATCATCTGTTACACTGGTTGTAGTCAACGAACCAACAAGTAGTTCCATGAAGACACCCTTCTTGGCCAAACCATCAGCTAGTTGCTTATGGCATtgattatattttaaactacccATGGCATGTGccctctccctccctccctctttctctctttctctctctctctctctctacagagTCCATTGCTTGGACACCTATGAACATGAATAGCTGTGGCTGTATCAAATTTCTTTTTCTCAATCATTCCAAATTTGTAGAACAGATTCAGCCCTCTTTTGGCACCCCATACTTATGCTGTGTTAGAGCCAGCTACCCCTATTTGCCTCAGAAAATATGTTCCTCGCTTATACCTTTAAACACCCTCTGTGCCTGCTGACCCAGTTTTTATGATATATCCGCCTTGAAATTCTGGAAATTCTTTGGTGGATGATGGCTACGAGAATAATTTgtcatattttcattcttttaaaGCAGAGAGCTAAGAAGTGAAGATGGGTATATAGTTGCTTCAATTAAAATGATTGTAGGATAACTCAAAACTCAATTTTGAGTCTTAAATGTTCTGGTCCCTTTTTACTTTATCAGAGAACAATCTCCACCTGTTCTACTGTCACTCTTCAATGGTGACAACAAAGTCATTAAATTGCACATGATATGAAAGCATGCAATGTTGGGAAGAAATAGATTCTGAACAgatgtttcatatttcataatcatCCACTTTCTCCCCTGCACTTCTTTTTTACTGGTTAGAAGAAGGCATTCAATCTAGAAATTGCTTCTTCCATGCATATACTTTTGAGATCCAAAGGTTTTTAAGCAGTTTGGAAATCGGCAGGTACATAGAAAGGATCGCTATTTTCTCTTCTGGCGGCGGAAACTTAATGCATAGTAGCGGAGAAGTTATTGAATGGATGCAGAAGATACATGAGTGGAACCATAAGTTTTTTACGCTTTACCACATCCCCGAGAATCATCGGCTTTTTGTGTCCAAATTCATAAGGAAAGTAGTAATTTCTCGAATGGCCGAGTGTCCTGATCTAGCAAGTTCATACCACTGCAAGCTAAGAGAAGCATATGCAACAGATGATAAGTTAAAAAACCCGGCAGTTTTCAGACGGTGCAAGGAACATCTAGACATTCTTCTCGATGCTGTGGAAGCTAGGCTGAATGAGTCGACCTTTTTGGGAGGGGAAGAATTTAGCTTGGCAGATGTTATGCTCATTCCAGTGCTAGCCCGGTTAGTTCTCTTGAATTTACAACACGAATATATCCTGAACAGGCCAAACATTGGTGAGTACTGGAATGTGGTGCAGCGAAGGCCTAGTTACAAAAAGGTAATCGGAAGGCACTTCAATGGCTGGAGAAAATACAAAACTCTTATAAAAACCTGGTGTTTCCTTCACGTCCGAAATATGCTGAGGAGATATTGAGGGAGACGCTTCAGTTGCGTGGCATAATTcgaatctaaatatatatatataagtttgaaATATGCATGTTGATTACCGGTGGTAAAATTTCAAGTGCACATATTCCTTTCACCtctacctttttcttttttctttttttggaggGGGGTTGGTTGTTAAGTAAAGGGTGCGTTTTAGAAACCCTAATTAGTACTTTTTTATGGTTAAAGAAtgattagtaaaaaaaaaaattgtatggagAGATCAGATTATATTGTGTAATCATATTATTTCTGGCtgcatatttttctttttcatttgaaATGGCAAAGGCTCATGACGCTGATGCTGTGTTTTTGTACTACGCAGTACCTTTTCATTTTCTTGCTATGTTTTTCCTCTATGGAAGACATTTTCTCTGAAAAATGCTGTAATTGATGATTGAACATCCAAAGGTTTGCAGCTGCAAGTTGAGAATGAATAGAATGGAGCATCCATATTGTATGCTCCTGTTCTTCAAAATATTTATTAAGTGGCTATGTGTAATGCCCCCACAGGACAGGAGCAGCCAAATGACCCCCCTTAAAAAGTGTTCTTTTTAATATTACATTATTGAAATGAACATTCTTTATTATAGAGGGTATGAAAAAAACCAAAATGCCGTCAGGTCTTTTAGTTGATGTTATATGCTGATAATTGCGAATTGAAGTTGACAGAGTTCCATTACCTATATACTGATGATTGCGAATTGAAGTTGACACAGTTCCATTATCTATATACTGATAATTGCGAATTGAAGCTGACAGAGTTCCATTACCTATATACTGATAATTGCGAATTGAAGTTGACAGTGTTCCATTACCAACGCCAAGTTTGAGAGTTTAGGTAGCGCTCGACAACATGGGTTTCAGGACTTCAATTTGAATTACCAGCTCTCGTCCAAAACTAAATATCATAATTTAGAAATGGCTTTGGAAATTAAAGTAGGAGCTATTTTCGAGAACTTAACACGTACCAACGATATTCTAGAAAATTAATCAagtaaaaaaattgaattaaaatttcaatttcccATCCAATGTTTACCTATTTCTAGCCAAAATGTTGGTGGCAATTATACATTTTAAAGTTACAAGTTCATTTATTTCCTAATTCTCACCCTCCTCCACTTGTTCATTGCTCCTACTTCAACAAGGTTGCTtggattttatttattaatttattttgcaattgaaaaaaaaaataataataattttaagagaCCCCTGGTGGCCTTCATGATTCCTTTCTGATTCTTATGTAAGAATTGCTTtacataaaaatgaaaattttagagATTAGAATCATACCTCTCTCTTGTCAACAAAAGAGAAGATGAGCCTTTAGAAATGCTTGCAACCCTTGTTTGGGCAAGCAAGAATATCCTCCATTTAACGATGGCTATGCGTCACAATATAATTTGGTTCATATCTGAACCCCAAGCAGATTTCAAGCTATGAATGCATATTAGGATGTGCTTATAGTAGTTTGCTTTTAACGTAAGGATCAAGGACAAAACCAATACACTCAAATTATTGAAGAGCAAGGAAAAATTACAACAATAATTTTCAACAATAATCCCAACAGAGAGATTGTAACGGTTTGCTAACGTGAAAatctatttttataaaatcaaaaccATCATCACCGACAAATTTTGCATTTAAAATCGCTCAAATCATATACAGAGAAAATCTTTGCATTGAACGATTGTTTCTTACAATGTTTACTAAAATAACTCCTAGCCATATCCTACCTTGATGCGaaacatcaaggctaacaaaccaAGCCTCGAGTTCAACTAGATGAGATCAGCTAATTTCTAGAATTTAAACAATTTCTTCAAACAATTTAAAAGTTGTTAAATCTTTATTCAAAATATTATTCTAATGTTGTGTCTATCCTTGCTCCTCCTACTCTCACTAACAGGAATTATCTCACCCAATAACAGTTTGTATATATTGCACGTGGTCAAACCATCTTAGCTACTCCATAGACAGTGGCTTGATTAAGGAAATCCCTCGGAGCCATAGCGAAAGTGAGTCTTCATAGGACAATTGTCACTGCTTACGGACCCAAACCTGAATGATCTATCCATGACCTGAATGAAGCAATTTTATCTCGTCTTGTATGAGGAATATGTCAAGCTTATGTGGAAATTTATTTATCATTGCCAACAAATTTTGCTTTTAAAATGGCTTATATTGTATGAAGAGAAAAACTTACATGGAATGATAATTTCACATGATGTTTACCAAAAATAATTGAACGATAATTTCACATAATGTTTACCAAAGTAACTCCCAGCCACATTTTTCTCGATATAAAACATCATTTACAAGCTAAGCCTCAAGTCAAGTGAGATTCGATTTAAACAATTTCTTCCACAATTTAATTCAAATCTTATTCTAATGTTAGGTCTTACCCTATCCCTTGTATTATCACTGACAATAATTAGCTCATTCAGTAACTATTTTGCATACTTTGCACGTGCTCAAACCATCTCACCTGTCACTCTTTTATTGTCTTGTACAGGTGCTATGCCAAgcttattgcaaatatttttaaaatttaaaaacttaacaaAGATCAAAATAAGATAAATTATAGAAGGGgtatttcaaattcaaaattatagATAATAAAATAAGAGAAGTTAAAAtcgtaaaaaaatattttagtctattattattttaaaaaatattctattttcaatttgaaattatatttattgaaaaaaattggTACTACTCGACAAAGTTTGTTGCAAACTTACAACAATTTATAGTGGGCTAGAAACATATGCACAAACACATATCATACTAAAATAAATAGAGAGCAAATGAAGTTATGCAAACCTAAAATTTTAGCATCGCAATAATAAGTGACATGCAGGTATATTGATGACACCCATGAGTTCAATTTTTTAAAGATGAAAGATCCACACAAAAAGTATAATATCCACCCTACTTGAACTAAAAGTCTGAAACATAAGGTTATTTTGTTTATTATAAGTAGCTATATGTTGGttacaaatattaataaaaaaactatttaaaaaataaaaactagacATTAAAATGGGGAATTCCCTTTCTATATGCAAAAAAATCACGACTGAAATTCAAGCATCCCTTGAGATAAAGAAATCCAACTTAGGTTATTGATTCGAAAATTAGCTACTCATAATAAAATAGTTATACTAGAGAAATTTCGTCACTttgaaaaaagagagaaaaaaagggTTCGTCTTAAAACAAATGACAATGTAAGACTATCATTCCATCGAGAGGAAAAGAATGAAAATAGAGAATTCCAATGTCAAATTAGAAAAAACCAATCCTTGAATATTCCCTAATATATTATTAGTAAAGATTTTTGCATTGCCAAAAAATACCTTATTCTTTTTATGACCTATTACAATGGCTATTAAATTCTTAAGAATAGACattttacaaaccaaacataaaTATTAAAAAGTGCATAAAACTACAAGTGATAAAGGGATTACACATACCTGTCGTTGCCAATACCAGCTAGTCAGGAAGGAGGGAGATTGTGAACcacttgcaaaaaaaaaaagagcaccATTCACAAGCTTTTCTGAGATGGATGATTATAAGCAGGCCCTTGCCCAAAAAGCCTGGTGGGCAAGAAACAAAACCTTCTCCCTTTCTAGCCCAATATGAACTCAATCACTATCATAAGCTTAGGAGTAAGGCCGTCATTCCCTAATAGTGAATCCCTGCATTAAACTGACGAAGAGCCACTCCCTTAGAAGCACATTAGTAATCCAGAAAGATCGATTTCTTTTACCCTCCCAATGAAATGTCGACATTTGTTTACCATCTCTACCTCTGTATGGTGTGTGCACGCATGTCTCAGAAAATAGTAGTACTCTGGCTCCAAGGTCCATTGCATACCCAAAGTGCAACTAGCATGGTATTTGACAATAATGGAATAAAAAGGCCGTGTTTCTGAAACCCAACAAAGTCATTTTTCCAATACCATGAGACAACAACTCGTAAATCTTTCAGCATCTGATTgggaaaaagagaaaaagatgCAAATAATACAATGAGTGCAccaaaaaagattttcaaaacgTTTTTTGAACTTATATAATCCTGAGATATTTGTGAGCCTTTTAAATTCTCCTTAGTtgaaacaataaaataaacaagAATACCTGCCTCTTTAGATCTGGATGAATGGATCAATATATCCAAGTGAGCACATTGGACACCGGATTAACTTTTTGCCATCATCTATAACTATTAGAACAAAAGGACTGGAATTCTGAAATCGAATGTGATTTCCACTAAAATTAAATCCCAGGTAACAAAGAATTGAGAGTACATTTAAAGGGAGTATAGATGAAAATCTATTGGCTCCTTTCAGTTTTTCCTATAAATCAATGCTGAGTTTGTTGCTGTTGgtgcaaataaaaaatattactgCCATTCTCTATTCTATTGCTTACATCCTCTGAAGAATACACACTTCTGTGATCACCTGCAGCATTTCCCATGGCAATGTTGCACATTTCATTCATTGAGTTGTTTCCCATAAATCCCCAACCATTCCTTTTCCTAGGCCAACGGGGACCTAATTTAGAATTATTCAACTTTCGCTGTCTGAAATACCTCCTTCCCAAATCAAATGAGGAGTTCCTAACTCGTTTACATGCACGTCGGCAATTCCCATCGACATCTACGCCTGGTGGGCTTGAACTGGACGTGCTTGGAGTGCTTTGATCAGCATGGTTTGTCGTAAGACCCTGCTGGCCCCGTACTTCTTCGGAAGAACAATTTGCCATTGGTTCAACAGTACAAAGTGGTGGAGTGTCTCTCCTATTACGGGGCACTGGGGGTAATGGCGGGAAAGGATGGAAAGGAATGCCTGGAGCATTGACCCAACTCTCAACAGTTTCTGCAAAAGGAGTTCCAAACTGCTGCATGGTAGACAATGGAATTCCATATGAGACAGGCAAACGAGAATTGAATCTGTGTGGGGACTGCCCAGTGGCAACTTCAAAAGAACACTTTGAATCTCTAACATTCTGTGAAGGCAGACTAGTGGCAGCTGAAGAGGCTTTATATGGATCCACTGGTCTGTTTAGTGGAGAAGAAAACCCAGGAGGAAAATCATCATTGAAGCTCCTACCTCCATTATCTACCCTACTAGCATCATCTTGCATAGAACGACTGCCAAGAGACTCAGATTGTAAATTTGATTCAAGCATATCAGGTTGATTATCTGACACCAACTTATGTGGCAAACTAGGCTCAATTTTCTGCTCCTTGTGCTGAGAACTTGAGTATGAATTTGACTCTTCTGGCTGATCCCATCGGCTTTTACGCTTCCGAGTTTTTGTCCCATTCGTTGGGCAATTCCCAACACAAGGTGCAGAAACCCCCTCCTGATTACCAGCTACAACTGTAGCTGCTGTTAGTGATGACTGCTTCACACAATCTATGGCTTCTGTAGGTCTTACAGCCTGGTCACGCCAATAATTATCTGATGCTGAATTCTTATTGCAGTTTAAACCCTTATGAAGCTCCATCCTGCAATCATCTTTGTCCATGCAACCAACTTTTCTCAAGTTCCAAGGAATCCACCTATCTCGGAAGCTTCGGGCAATTTGATGAACCTGCATGCACAGAGTGTCAATTTAACTGAAATCTTTTGGCACGTCCATTCAATCAATCATTTATGCATCAGAATTAAGAAATCAATGAAGCAAGGATGAACCAACTCGCAAGAAGTCCAATGTCCAATGCTGTTAAGTTCTACAAGATGAAGACATTCAATAGTGATATATACTTGTACCAATGATCCAAAGGACATGGTGATAAATAATCAAAAAAATCAAGCACAGTTAACAGCATTGAAGATAGTGATGAGGGGAAATAATACattaacaaaaataatattatggATTCATATTTCCCCATATAAGAAAGAAAATGACTATCATTAATACTTCCTACAATACATAAGCCTATACACATCCTTTAAAGGAAGATGTGCTCAAATAAGAGAGGAGATCATTACATTTGGAAAGTCAACTTCAGATAATACACAAAAACCTTGGGAAACAGATCACGTATGTAACCAAGCGACAAAGCTCACcatatgtgcgtgtgtgtgtgtgtgtgtgtgtgagagagagagagagagagagagagagattacttAGTTGCGACAAATTTCACCCCTCTAACGCAGTTTTCAACTCCTGTACTGATTCACCAGAtgtttcaaaattttcctaaataGAGTAACCTAATTTGCTAGTCCCTTGCACTAATAAATTGTAAAATTATAACAACGTCCACTTTTTGCTGAACCATGCAATAGACAGTGTTTGGAAAAACATGTCATGGTGAGaacaaattataaaattatcAACACAGAAAGTACTGTGTCAATTTTTGTTAAACAATGTCCCTCCCTCCATGACACCACTCTATCTCCTTAGTTTTCCTAGCCATGCCATCAGGTCAAACAGTGACTCTTTGCCGCTATCTCATTTCATCTATCATAGTGAAGGATACAG
The sequence above is a segment of the Malania oleifera isolate guangnan ecotype guangnan chromosome 8, ASM2987363v1, whole genome shotgun sequence genome. Coding sequences within it:
- the LOC131161946 gene encoding glutathione S-transferase TCHQD isoform X2 translates to MSIESCSYITIHIQWTAKRYIERIAIFSSGGGNLMHSSGEVIEWMQKIHEWNHKFFTLYHIPENHRLFVSKFIRKVVISRMAECPDLASSYHCKLREAYATDDKLKNPAVFRRCKEHLDILLDAVEARLNESTFLGGEEFSLADVMLIPVLARLVLLNLQHEYILNRPNIGEYWNVVQRRPSYKKVIGRHFNGWRKYKTLIKTWCFLHVRNMLRRY
- the LOC131161946 gene encoding glutathione S-transferase TCHQD isoform X1, with amino-acid sequence MQLYHHPYSVDSQKVRLALEEKGIDYTSYHVNPITGKNMDISFFRMNPSAKLPVFQNGSHIIFDTIEIIQYIERIAIFSSGGGNLMHSSGEVIEWMQKIHEWNHKFFTLYHIPENHRLFVSKFIRKVVISRMAECPDLASSYHCKLREAYATDDKLKNPAVFRRCKEHLDILLDAVEARLNESTFLGGEEFSLADVMLIPVLARLVLLNLQHEYILNRPNIGEYWNVVQRRPSYKKVIGRHFNGWRKYKTLIKTWCFLHVRNMLRRY